A stretch of Phragmites australis chromosome 12, lpPhrAust1.1, whole genome shotgun sequence DNA encodes these proteins:
- the LOC133886704 gene encoding 4-coumarate--CoA ligase-like 7: MPPPPAAVDPRSGYCAATRTFHSLRAPLTLPLPPPDRPLSFPAFAFCYLPSPLPSRPALIDAGTGKTVPFPAFVSQFRALAAALRARLHVSAGDVAFVLAPPGVHIPVLYYALMAVGAVVSPVNPALSAGEISSLVALSNPSVVFAVRSTAANLPPGLDTVLLDSPGFLSFLQEPNDDGGMVPWTDLVIQQSDPAVILYSSGTTGRAKAVVLTHRNLIASAAPLGFVAAEVVMLTVPIFHVYGFVFCLRAVLAAQTLVLHTARKFNARAVVAAVGRFRVTRLALAPPSLLAIVQAAEEDNSVIAQTATLQAVNCGGSSIAPEFIRRFSHKFSHVCLLQGYGLTETTAGFCRAFGEESARIGSVGRLSYGAEAKIVHPETGVALPPGMPGEIWVRGPFVMKGYLGDKDSTSAILDREGWLRTGDLCYIDKDGFVFVVDRLKELIKYKGYQVPPAELENLLQTHPDIDEAAVVPYPDDQAGELPIAFVVRCSGSNLQEAQIKDFVAKQVVYYKRIHHVYLVDSIPKNAAGKILRKDLVRLALHQISSKL; this comes from the exons atgccgccgcctccggctGCCGTCGACCCCCGCAGCGGCTACTGCGCTGCCACCAGGACCTTCCACAGCCTCCGCGCGCCGCTCACTCTGCCACTGCCGCCGCCAGACCGCCCGCTCTCCTTCCCGGCCTTCGCCTTCTGCTACCTCCCTTCCCCGCTACCCTCCCGCCCGGCCCTCATCGACGCCGGTACTGGCAAGACCGTCCCATTCCCTGCCTTCGTCTCCCAGTTCCGCGCGCTCGCTGCCGCGCTCCGCGCCCGCCTCCACGTCTCCGCCGGCGACGTTGCCTTCGTCCTCGCGCCCCCCGGCGTCCACATACCCGTGCTCTACTATGCGCTCATGGCCGTCGGCGCCGTCGTGTCCCCTGTCAACCCGGCCCTCAGCGCCGGAGAGATCTCCAGCCTCGTCGCGCTCTCCAATCCCTCCGTCGTGTTCGCCGTCCGGTCCACCGCCGCCAACCTTCCTCCCGGCCTCGACACCGTGCTCCTCGACTCCCCAGGATTCCTCTCGTTCTTGCAAGAACCCAACGACGACGGCGGCATGGTCCCCTGGACGGATCTGGTGATCCAGCAGTCGGACCCGGCGGTGATACTGTACTCCTCCGGCACCACCGGGCGCGCCAAGGCGGTCGTGTTGACGCACCGCAACCTCATCGCCTCGGCCGCCCCTCTGGGGTTCGTTGCGGCCGAGGTGGTGATGCTGACCGTGCCCATCTTCCACGTATACGGTTTCGTGTTCTGTCTCAGAGCGGTGCTTGCAGCGCAGACACTGGTGTTGCACACGGCGAGGAAGTTCAACGCCAGGGCTGTGGTCGCCGCGGTCGGGAGGTTCCGGGTGACGCGGCTGGCGCTGGCACCCCCGTCTCTGCTAGCGATTGTACAGGCGGCTGAGGAGGACAACTCCGTGATTGCGCAGACGGCTACACTACAGGCGGTGAACTGCGGTGGCTCGTCCATCGCGCCGGAGTTCATACGGCGATTCTCTCACAAATTTTCTCACGTCTGCCTTTTGCAG GGGTATGGTCTTACAGAGACTACGGCCGGTTTCTGCCGTGCTTTTGGAGAAGAAAGTGCAAGAATTGGGTCCGTGGGTCGTCTTTCATATGGCGCTGAAGCAAAAATTGTTCATCCTGAAACAGGGGTTGCTCTGCCTCCGGGTATGCCAGGCGAGATTTGGGTCCGAGGACCTTTTGTAATGAAAG GTTACCTTGGTGATAAGGATTCCACGTCTGCCATTTTGGATCGTGAAGGGTGGTTGAGAACCGGGGATCTTTGTTATATCGACAAAGATGGCTTCGTTTTTGTTGTTGATCGGCTGAAAGAGCTAATTAAGTACAAAGGCTACCAG GTTCCTCCTGCAGAATTGGAAAACCTGCTTCAGACACACCCAGATATCGATGAAGCTGCAGTTGTCCC ATACCCTGATGATCAGGCTGGAGAATTGCCTATAGCATTCGTCGTGAGATGCTCTGGAAGCAACTTGCAAGAGGCGCAGATAAAAGATTTTGTTGCTAAACAG GTTGTGTACTATAAGCGAATACACCATGTCTACCTTGTGGATTCAATACCGAAAAATGCTGCGGGTAAGATTTTACGGAAGGACTTGGTAAGGCTAGCACTGCATCAGATTAGCTCCAAGCTCTAA